One window from the genome of Schistocerca piceifrons isolate TAMUIC-IGC-003096 chromosome 1, iqSchPice1.1, whole genome shotgun sequence encodes:
- the LOC124775586 gene encoding uncharacterized protein LOC124775586, producing the protein MDEVQKKVQAVSALSLSTDGWTSRNNESYIAIVAHFIDKEAKLQSALLGCINYKERHTSQNLCNFMIDVMTDWHISHKVAAIVSDNAANILSAVRLVEWRSVSSFAQSLNLVVQEATKEISDFWRKLKILSKS; encoded by the coding sequence ATGGATGAAGTACAAAAGAAGGTGCAAGCTGTATCTGCGTTATCTCTCAGTACTGATGGTTGGACGTCGAGGAATAATGAAAGCTATATAGCCATTGTAGCCCACTTTATAGATAAAGAGGCTAAACTTCAGTCAGCATTACTTGGTTGTATTAATTATAAAGAGCGGCATACCAGCCAAAACTTGTGCAATTTCATGATAGACGTTATGACAGACTGGCATATTTCCCACAAAGTTGCTGCTATTGTTAGCGataatgctgcaaatattttatcTGCTGTCAGACTTGTTGAGTGGCGATCAGTCTCAAGTTTCGCCCAATCTCTAAATCTTGTTGTACAAGAAGCTACTAAAGAAATATCTGACTTTTGGCGCAAGTTAAAAATATTGTCAAAATCTTAG